One genomic window of Nitrospirota bacterium includes the following:
- a CDS encoding ABC transporter substrate-binding protein has protein sequence MWSAITRLSLGLFLIALASGVLLLSDMGRRTPSAQAMVPVAVVQHASQAVLDQGVQGMVEGLAERGFVDGKTVAITRFNAENDLPTANAIAKSVSDGRFRLVLTGSTLSLQTVAAANREGKALHVFGLVTDPFGAGVGISRDDPLNHPRHLVGYGTLQPVPEAFRFARQLYPALRTVGVVWNPTEANSEASTKLAREASRELGLTLLEANVENSSGVYEATSSLIARGVQALWVGGDVTVLVALDAVLAAAKKSGIPVFSNVPPNVERGALFGLGADYHEVGRLTGLLAGDVLRGTDPATIPVKNLVPKTLMLNTQALKGLKDPWQISSEVLALADEIVDETGVHKKGGAAPLS, from the coding sequence ATGTGGTCCGCCATCACGCGCCTGTCGCTGGGCCTCTTCCTGATCGCGCTGGCGTCCGGCGTCCTGCTCCTGTCCGACATGGGCCGCCGGACCCCTTCGGCCCAGGCGATGGTGCCGGTCGCGGTCGTGCAACATGCCTCGCAGGCGGTGCTCGACCAGGGCGTCCAGGGAATGGTCGAGGGCCTCGCGGAGCGGGGCTTCGTGGACGGCAAGACCGTCGCGATCACCCGCTTCAACGCCGAGAACGACCTGCCCACCGCCAACGCGATCGCCAAGTCCGTCTCGGACGGGCGGTTCCGGCTCGTCCTCACCGGCAGCACCCTCTCGCTCCAGACGGTGGCGGCGGCGAACCGCGAAGGCAAGGCCCTCCACGTCTTCGGGCTCGTCACGGACCCCTTCGGGGCCGGAGTCGGGATCAGCCGCGACGATCCCCTGAACCATCCCCGGCACCTCGTCGGCTACGGGACGCTGCAGCCGGTCCCCGAGGCCTTCCGCTTCGCCCGGCAACTCTACCCGGCCCTCCGGACGGTCGGGGTCGTCTGGAATCCGACCGAAGCCAATTCGGAAGCCAGCACCAAGCTGGCCCGAGAAGCGTCCCGCGAGCTGGGCCTCACGCTGCTCGAAGCGAACGTCGAGAACTCCTCCGGCGTCTACGAGGCGACGAGCTCGTTGATCGCGCGGGGCGTCCAGGCCCTGTGGGTCGGGGGAGACGTGACGGTCCTGGTCGCGCTGGACGCGGTGCTCGCGGCGGCCAAGAAGAGCGGCATCCCGGTCTTTTCGAACGTGCCGCCGAACGTGGAGCGGGGCGCCCTGTTCGGCCTGGGGGCCGACTACCACGAGGTGGGCCGGCTGACCGGGTTGCTCGCCGGCGACGTGCTGCGCGGGACCGACCCGGCCACCATCCCGGTCAAAAACCTGGTGCCCAAGACCCTGATGCTCAACACCCAGGCCCTGAAGGGCTTGAAGGACCCCTGGCAGATCTCCTCCGAGGTGCTCGCCCTTGCGGACGAGATCGTGGACGAAACGGGCGTGCACAAGAAGGGCGGGGCGGCGCCCCTGAGCTGA
- a CDS encoding HEXXH motif-containing putative peptide modification protein, producing MLARIRLFDAAFLTALLREFRASMRGLLTDLCRDLAGNYEEAVSALRLPLDYFELVGDSLKPEAYANWKVVGWIEELNDLLYFIDLREQCRRERTASGRAEFARAFLVECRDQFFEHGYADELFPNGEPEPDRLERRIAHLCARLARQVTQESLWLAPGLPCRWLAGGKSAAARWTVPCDLRPSFERAELPGSIYVGLDGAYLRLPAEVRRRLASARDGAAFVIRPDAIGLRLGRLVVPLIERGDRVVWKWPIVPPVVLRPADVRWPNGLTLGASLIYRKDARKGLIPRRVSPTPAVLGERIRAALDVIERAWPEGARNLGLLTSRIVPLRAGGIVSFSYRHRPGLSFINTFDRDDFELIDDLIHEDSHHHLNLLLRKYEMRRGDHNQEVFYSPWRRSLRPLHGILHATFTFTMGALLFERLASWAAASPTRRVAASGPKADMLRAQFRCLEEVASVRYSIQDLRHAADRLGWLSTSGASLVRTLEGEIRKAHRRVEPVRGQVLRSRYGAELRRHLRTLEQARATYPLPRA from the coding sequence ATGCTAGCACGGATCAGGCTCTTCGACGCGGCTTTTCTGACCGCTCTGCTCCGGGAGTTCCGGGCTTCCATGAGGGGGCTCCTCACCGACCTCTGCCGGGACCTCGCCGGCAACTACGAGGAGGCCGTTTCGGCTCTGCGCCTGCCGCTCGACTATTTCGAGCTCGTCGGCGACTCCCTCAAGCCGGAAGCCTACGCGAACTGGAAGGTCGTCGGATGGATCGAGGAGCTGAACGACCTCCTGTACTTCATCGACCTCCGGGAGCAGTGTCGCCGGGAGCGGACGGCCAGCGGCCGGGCCGAGTTCGCCCGGGCGTTTCTCGTCGAATGTCGGGACCAGTTCTTCGAGCACGGTTACGCCGACGAGCTGTTCCCGAACGGGGAGCCGGAGCCGGACCGATTGGAGAGGCGCATCGCCCACCTCTGCGCGCGTCTGGCTCGCCAGGTCACCCAGGAGTCTCTGTGGCTGGCGCCGGGCCTGCCCTGCCGCTGGCTCGCGGGCGGGAAGTCTGCGGCGGCCCGATGGACCGTGCCCTGCGATCTGAGGCCAAGTTTCGAGCGGGCCGAGCTGCCGGGCTCTATCTACGTCGGGTTGGACGGGGCCTACCTGCGACTGCCGGCCGAGGTTCGGCGCCGGCTCGCCTCCGCTCGGGACGGGGCGGCCTTCGTGATCCGGCCGGACGCCATCGGGCTGAGGCTCGGCCGGCTTGTGGTGCCGCTCATCGAACGGGGCGACCGGGTGGTGTGGAAATGGCCGATCGTCCCGCCCGTGGTCCTGAGGCCGGCCGACGTCCGCTGGCCGAACGGCCTGACCCTGGGGGCCTCGCTGATCTATCGAAAGGATGCACGCAAGGGCCTCATACCGAGGCGCGTCTCGCCGACGCCGGCCGTCCTGGGGGAGAGGATACGAGCCGCGCTGGACGTGATCGAGCGGGCCTGGCCGGAGGGGGCGCGCAACCTCGGGCTGCTCACGTCCCGGATCGTTCCGCTCCGGGCCGGCGGGATCGTGAGCTTCAGCTACCGGCACAGGCCGGGCCTCTCCTTCATCAATACCTTCGACCGGGACGACTTTGAGCTGATTGACGACCTGATCCACGAGGACAGCCACCACCATCTGAACTTGCTTTTGCGCAAATACGAGATGCGGCGGGGGGACCACAATCAGGAGGTCTTCTATTCGCCCTGGCGGCGGAGCCTGCGCCCCTTGCACGGCATCCTGCACGCGACCTTCACGTTCACGATGGGCGCGCTCCTGTTCGAGCGGCTGGCCTCGTGGGCCGCCGCGTCGCCCACTCGCCGCGTCGCCGCGTCGGGGCCGAAAGCCGACATGCTGCGCGCCCAGTTCCGCTGCCTGGAGGAAGTCGCCTCGGTCCGCTATTCCATTCAGGATCTCCGACATGCGGCGGACCGTCTTGGCTGGCTGAGCACCAGCGGTGCTTCATTGGTTCGGACGTTGGAAGGTGAAATCAGAAAGGCGCACCGCCGCGTCGAGCCGGTTCGGGGACAGGTCCTGCGTTCCCGCTACGGAGCGGAACTCCGCCGCCACCTCCGCACGCTCGAACAGGCCCGCGCCACCTATCCGCTCCCGCGCGCCTGA